One part of the Parambassis ranga chromosome 8, fParRan2.1, whole genome shotgun sequence genome encodes these proteins:
- the ern1 gene encoding serine/threonine-protein kinase/endoribonuclease IRE1 yields the protein MDWKVSSQALLWCILSLLYCAGLPQKGFCTASTVSLPESLLFVSTLDGNLHAVSKKSGSIKWTLKEDPVLQVPTHVAEPAFLPDPNDGSLYSLGGKNNKGLTKLPFTIPELVQASPCRSSDGVLYMGKKQDLWYVVDLLTGEKQQTLTSSFAEMLCPSSSLLYLGRTEYTITMYDTKNRELRWNATYSDYASTLPDDDTKYKMSHFVSNGDGLVVTVDSESGNVLWVQNYNSPVVAIYIWQREALRKVPHTNVAVETLRYLTFMSGEVGRITQWKYPFPKEEKPKNKFMATLYVGKYSTSLYASPSLVHDGVTVVPRGSTFPLLEGPESQETEEDKECVITPSTSVKFNAALREQNRMNFMRNYLLLIGHHETPPEAHTKILEKFPDSFPRNQGNVIPPTTDKKVDEKVNDSGMDDSPTTALPKTSIQEPGMSSRAPRPEAPVDTMLKDMATIIFSTFLLAGWVAFVITYPKSVQKQQQLQHQEFQRQMEERLELLQRQQPFPPADVGLGLAQENDYLEVAHIRSECSDHSSPNVTPRASNHSNLSVSELGSSANEHEDGEEESSIVRVGNITFHPKEVLGHGAEGTIVYKGQFDNRPVAVKRILPECFSFADREVQLLRESDEHPNVIRYFCTEKDRQFQYIAIELCAASLQEYVERKDFNRHGLEPVMLLQQTMSGLAHLHSLNIVHRDLKPHNILVSMPNAHGRVRAMISDFGLCKKLAAGRHSFSRRSGVPGTEGWIAPEVLSEDCKDNPTCAVDIFSAGCVFYYVVSQGSHPFGKSLQRQANILLGAYSLDYLQSDKHGDIVARDLIEQMLSMDPYRRPSAESVLKHPFFWSLEKELQFFQDVSDRIEKEPLDGPIVKQLERGGRAVVKGDWREHITVPLQTDLRKFRSYKGGSVRDLLRAMRNKKHHYRELPAEVKETLGSIPDDFVSYFTSRFPHLLMHTYLAMRTCAFERPFLPYYCTAEQPTKTHTQSIDQGTQRHNEACTQHLPTYTSLPSLQSQEPTHSSPSVHTIPTESVASSPDDPESLNLPVQTVQPAELALSTQTDSQPVNSKSELSALESSAVHLSQRESSQPEVSIFTDSPTLDNDPA from the exons ATGGACTGGAAAGTGAGCAGCCAGGCCCTGCTGTGGTGCATTTTATCTTTGCTTTACTGCGCTGGTCTCCCACAAAAG GGGTTTTGCACTGCCAGTACAGTTTCCCTTCCTGAAAGCCTGCTCTTTGTGTCCACCTTGGATGGAAACCTGCATGCTGTTAGCAAGAAATCAGGCTCTATCAAATGGACTCTGAAAGAAG ATCCAGTTCTTCAGGTCCCTACACACGTGGCAGA acCTGCCTTTCTACCTGACCCCAATGATGGGAGCCTGTATTCTTTGGGAGGGAAGAACAACAAAGGCCTTACA AAATTACCATTCACCATCCCTGAGTTGGTCCAAGCCTCTCCCTGCCGTAGTTCTGATGGAGTCCTTTACATGG GTAAAAAGCAGGACTTGTGGTATGTGGTGGACCTGTTGACTGGTGAGAAGCAGCAGACCCTGACCTCCTCTTTTGCAGAGATGCTCTGTCCCTCCTCATCACTTCTCTATCTTGGGCGCACAG AGTACACCATCACCATGTATGACACAAAGAACAGAGAGTTGCGCTGGAATGCTACATATTCTGACTACGCGTCCACCCTTCCTGATGATGACACCAAATACA AGATGTCTCACTTTGTGTCCAATGGTGATGGCCTCGTGGTGACCGTGGACAGTGAATCTGGAAATGTTCTATGGGTCCAGAACTACAACTCTCCAGTGGTGGCCATTTACATCTGGCAGCGTGAGGCTCTCCGCAAAGTTCCCCATACTAATGTGGCTGTGGAAACCCTGCGCTACCTCACTTTCATGTCTGGAGAGGTTGGCCGCATAACTCAGTGGAAATACCCCTTTCCAAAGGAAGAGAAGCCCAAGAATAAATTCAT ggcCACTTTATATGTGGGTAAATACTCCACCAGTCTGTATGCATCGCCCTCCCTGGTGCATGATGGGGTTACTGTGGTG CCTCGTGGCAGCACCTTCCCATTGCTGGAAGGTCCAGAGAGTCAAGAGACGGAAGAGGATAAGGAGTGTGTCATCACACCTAGCACCAGTGTCAAGTTCAATGCTGCACTGCGAGAGCAAAACCGTATGAACTTTATGAGGAACTACCTGCTTCTCATTG GTCATCACGAGACACCACCTGAAGCTCACACTAAGATCCTGGAAAAATTCCCTGACAGTTTCCCTCGCAACCAGGGGAATGTCATCCCTCCAACTACTGATAAGAAAGTAGACGAG AAGGTCAATGACAGTGGTATGGATGACAGCCCCACTACTGCTCTTCCAAAAACCTCTATCCAAGAACCTGGGATGAGTAGCCGCGCTCCGCGCCCAGAGGCCCCCGTGGACACCATGCTCAAAGACATGGCCACCATCATCTTCTCCACTTTCTTGCTGGCTGGCTGGGTGGCTTTTGTAATTACATACCCCAAG AGtgtgcagaagcagcagcagctgcagcaccagGAGTtccagagacagatggaggagagACTGGAGTTGCTTCAGAGGCAGCAGCccttcccccctgcagacgttggCCTCGGCTTGGCTCAAGAGAATGACTACCTGGAGGTGGCCCACATTCGCTCTGAATGCTCCGATCACAGCAGCCCAAATGTTACCCCCCGTGCCTCCAACCACTCTAATTTGTCTGTTTCGGAGCTGGGGAGCTCAGCCAATGAGCATGAAGATGGAG AGGAGGAGTCCAGTATTGTCAGAGTGGGCAACATAACTTTCCATCCCAAAGAGGTCTTGGGGCACGGTGCCGAGGGGACTATTGTGTACAA GGGTCAGTTTGACAACCGTCCAGTGGCAGTGAAGAGAATCCTCCCAGAGTGCTTTAGCTTTGCAGACCGAGAAGTTCAGCTACTGAGGGAATCTGATGAGCATCCAAATGTTATTCGCTACTTCTGCACAGAAAAGGATCGGCAGTTCCAGTACATCGCCATTGAGCTTTGTGCTGCCTCCCTTCAGGAG TATGTGGAGAGAAAGGATTTCAATCGTCATGGACTAGAGCCTGTAATGCTTCTTCAGCAGACCATGTCTGGACTGGCCCATCTGCACTCTCTCAACATTG TCCACAGAGACCTGAAACCACATAATATTCTTGTGTCCATGCCTAACGCACATGGTCGGGTCCGAGCAATGATTTCAGACTTTGGCTTGTGTAAGAAGCTAGCAGCAGGGCGCCACAGTTTCAGTAGAAGGTCTGGGGTGCCTGGCACTGAGGGATGGATTGCCCCAGAGGTTCTCAGCGAGGACTGCAAAGATAACCCA ACCTGCGCTGTTGATAtcttctctgctggctgtgtctTCTACTACGTGGTGTCCCAAGGAAGCCATCCCTTTGGCAAGTCTCTGCAGAGACAAGCAAACATCCTTCTGGGAGCATACAGCCTCGACTATCTGCAAAGCGACAAACATG GCGACATTGTAGCAAGGGATCTAATCGAGCAGATGTTGAGCATGGATCCTTATCGGAGGCCTTCAGCTGAAAGTGTTCTCAAACACCCTTTCTTCTGGAGCTTGGAGAAGGAGCTGCAGTTCTTTCAG GATGTGAGTGACCGAATAGAAAAAGAGCCGCTGGACGGACCAATCGTGAAACAGCTGGAGAGAGGTGGAAGGGCTGTCGTCAAGGGAGACTGGAGAGAGCACATCACAGTACCACTGCAGACAG ATCTGCGGAAATTTCGCTCCTATAAGGGTGGATCAGTCAGAGACTTGCTGCGTGCGATGAGAAACAAG AAACACCATTATCGAGAGTTGCCTGCTGAGGTGAAGGAGACCCTGGGTTCCATCCCTGATGACTTTGTTTCCTACTTCACCTCACGCTTTCCGCACCTGCTGATGCACACCTACTTGGCCATGCGGACCTGTGCATTTGAGAGGCCATTCCTGCCTTACTactgcactgcagagcagcctacaaaaacacacactcagtcaatAGACCAGGGGACACAAAGACATAATGAGGCATGCACTCAACACCTGCCAACATACACATCACTACCTTCCTTACAATCACAGGAACCTACACATTCATCACCATCTGTGCACACAATACCTACTGAATCAGTGGCCTCATCACCGGATGACCCTGAATCTTTAAACCTTCCAGTTCAGACAGTGCAGCCTGCAGAGCTAGCACtatccacacagactgacagtcaACCAGTGAACTCCAAGTCTGAACTGTCTGCCTTGGAATCGTCTGCAGTTCATCTCAGCCAGAGAGAATCCAGCCAGCCTGAGGTGTCCATATTTACAGATTCTCCTACACTGGACAATGATCCAGCATGA
- the tex2 gene encoding testis-expressed protein 2 isoform X2 translates to MSSQGSSNKGGGQHADTPPPRHTPGPKLQVQRSQSRDTITIHFSALGKEEDDEDEELYGVPVGATKAKSVLDGTDGIQGPASGPDDQCVTTGLEAREELLFESSGVETSSAAAVLPVSSTTLSAKLSDPHTPSSAVTIIPTSSYSHLSSTPPASSSWPSDRPSVIASPTSSSTSSPCKSSGLSSSKPFLSLVRSLSNDVESRETTPALPAVAPPHARHRHLMKSFVKSLSTDTSKAEHHEQQIQPSHRPPPRNMQLFKQFSQPRLSSSTVIVTQTGGDSKTAPSSPIMSPDGRSFFKVQEVEAKIEDTKRRLSEVMSDPLQLFSKIMGDESGVGAAGSAAHRTKSLSSSASELSGVTTVNGHPESNNNYSIKEEEGADGEEEEETPTGKVPDSVFFSFPSLTPAFTQTSSSALHKSPSLTLGRCSMSALVARQEDEDFCELYSEDFEICTDTETPDGDHSGSRQPYTGSTGLCSELDTEEEKAEEEVESVPLTGLVFFTQLVYWYLVLPVPPWLCSVVHGIVAGFMLALLVLWLSSPRRSSSGTRMGKRRIEPWNVAQLDIKEPGIIKGWMNEIYSYDPETYHATLTHSVYVRLEGSVLRLSKPNRNISRRATHNEPKPDVTYISQKIYDLTDSKIYLMPQSLARKRVWNKKYPICIELAKQDDFLSKAQGEKTEAGDEKLTGLGEKLERTDKADKAEGSASAEEPKKTTSGGGDLTIYLFGRTGREKEEWFRRFLLASRMKSEGRGSSLPGICKSAFLPSHSRSSSTQSAGILEADSRSSSRGSLEELSQSRHREPSVAPPCGSTGGVKQKMLLDYYVYMAKYVNPQASSRSPTATDSPGQSPESSPKTTKKLRRSSEEAAEPEAWVNAFLGRIFWDFLGEKYWANVVSKKIQMKLSKIRLPYVMNELTLTELDMGFSIPKILRASKPSVDHQGLWFDLEVTYTGSFLMTLETKMNLARLGKEGEGLGEHGKEWPRTYCLADSDEESSSAGSSDEEDPPELLSDKPILPGGEGYVGGHRPSKIMRFVDKIAKSKYFQKATETEFIKKKMEEVSNTPLLLTVEVQECRGTLAVNIPPPPTDRIWYGFRSPPHLELKARPKLGEREVTLGHITEWIEKKLDQEFQKIFVMPNMDDVWLPIMHSAMDMRSNANLITVTNDALKDSEEPEESEASDM, encoded by the exons ATGAGCAGTCAGGGCAGCAGCAACAAGGGAGGTGGCCAGCATGCTGACACTCCTCCGCCTCGTCACACCCCTGGACCCAAGCTGCAGGTGCAGCGATCCCAATCTCGTGACACCATCACCATACACTTCTCTGCCCTGGGGAAAGAAGAGGACGACGAGGATGAGGAGCTCTATGGGGTACCTGTTGGAGCTACTAAAGCTAAATCTGTCCTTGATGGCACAGATGGAATTCAAGGTCCGGCTTCAGGCCCTGATGACCAATGTGTCACCACAGGTTTAGAGGCAAGAGAAGAGCTTCTGTTTGAATCTAGTGGTGTGGAGACCTCTTCTGCAGCTGCCGTGCTCCCTGTTTCATCCACCACCCTGTCTGCGAAGCtctcagacccacacacaccctcttCTGCTGTGACCATCATCCCCACCTCCAGTTACTCCCACTTGAGTTCCACCCCTCCTGCCAGCTCCTCCTGGCCCTCCGACCGACCCTCAGTCATTGCCTCACCTACAAGTTCCAGCACCTCATCACCGTGCAAGTCTTCAGGACTGTCCTCCTCCAAACCTTTTCTCAGCCTTGTCAGGTCTTTGTCCAATGACGTTGAGTCTCGAGAAACCACTCCTGCGCTTCCCGCTGTTGCACCACCTCACGCTCGCCACCGACATTTAATGAAATCTTTTGTTAAGTCTCTTTCAACGGACACTTCTAAGGCCGAACATCATGAACAGCAAATACAACCATCTCATCGGCCTCCACCTCGCAACATGCAGCTCTTCAAACAGTTCTCCCAACCTCGTTTGTCCTCCAGCACTGTCATCGTCACTCAAACAGGTGGTGACTCCAAAAcagccccctcctcccccatcaTGTCCCCTGATGGGAGATCCTTCTTTAAAGTCCAAGAGGTGGAGGCCAAGATTGAAGATACTAAGCGGCGGCTGTCAGAGGTGATGTCAGATCCCTTGCAGCTCTTTAGTAAGATCATGGGGGATGAGTCTGGAGTGGGAGCTGCTGGAAGTGCTGCTCATCGTACCAAGTCACTGTCCTCCAGTGCATCAGAGCTCAGTGGAGTGACGACTGTAAACGGACACCCAGAAAGTAACAACAACTACAGCatcaaggaggaggagggggcggatggggaagaagaggaagaaactcCTACAGGAAAGGTTCCAGACTCAGTTTTTTTCTCATTCCCATCACTAACACCAGCCTTCACCCAGACCTCATCGTCTGCTCTACACAAGTCTCCTTCTCTCACTCTGGGCCGCTGTTCTATGTCAGCCCTGGTAGCTCGACAGGAAGACGAGGACTTCTGTGAACTGTACAGTGAGGATTTTGAGATATGTActgacacagagacaccagATGGGGATCATTCTGGATCTCGACAGCCCTATACTGGTAGCACTGGTTTGTGCAGTGAActtgacacagaggaggagaaagcagaggaggaggtggagagcgTGCCTTTAACTGGCCTCGTCTTCTTTACACAGTTAGTGTATTGGTACTTAGTCCTTCCAGTGCCACCCTGGTTATGTTCAGTGGTGCACGGGATAGTAGCTGGGTTCATGTTGGCCTTGCTGGTCCTTTGGCTCTCTTCTCCTCGACGCTCCTCATCAGGGACTAGAATGGGAAAGCGACGGATAGAGCCCTGGAATGTGGCCCAGTTGGATATCAAAGAACCAGGAATAATTAAG GGCTGGATGAATGAGATCTACAGCTACGACCCTGAGACGTACCACGCCACGCTAACCCACTCTGTTTACGTCCGTCTGGAGGGTTCTGTCCTGCGTCtttccaaacccaacaggaacaTCTCCCGCCGTGCCACACACAACGAGCCTAAACCTGACGTCACTTACATTAGCCAGAAGATCTATGATCTGACTGACAGCAAG ATCTACCTGATGCCCCAGAGCTTGGCCAGAAAGAGAGTTTGGAACAAGAAGTACCCCATTTGCATTGAGCTGGCCAAGCAGGATGACTTCTTATCCAAGGCCCAGGGGGAAAAGACTGAAGCTGGGGATGAAAAACTTACAGGGCTGGGTGAGAAGTTGGAACGAACGGACAAGGCTGACAAAGCTGAAGGATCAGCGTCAGCAGAGGAACCCAAAAAAACAACCTCTGGAGGAGGGGATCTGACAATCTACCTATTTGGGAGGACGGGTCGAGAAAAAGAGGAGTGGTTCCGGAGATTTCTTCTGGCATCCCGAATGAAGTCAGAGGGGAGAGGTAGCAGTTTGCCTGGCATCTGCAAGAGTG CCTTCTTGCCCTCCCACAgtcgcagcagcagcacccaATCTGCTGGAATCCTGGAGGCcgacagcaggagcagcagccggGGAAGCCTGGAGGAACTGTCTCAGTCCCGCCACCGAGAACCCTCTGTCGCTCCTCCCTGCGGCTCTACAGGAGGGGTGAAGCAGAAGATGCTACTTGACTATTATGTCTACATGGCCAAATATGTCAACCCCCAGGCATCATCGAGAAGCCCGACTGCCACCGACAGCCCTGGGCAGAGCCCTGAGAGCAGCCCCAAAACTACCAAAAAG TTGCGCAGGAGTTCAGAAGAGGCTGCGGAGCCTGAGGCCTGGGTCAATGCTTTCCTGGGAAGGATATTCTGGGACTTTCTGGGAGAAAAATATTGGGCCAACGTTGTCTCCAAAAAGATCCAAATGAAACTCAGTAAGATCAGA tTGCCATATGTTATGAATGAGCTGACTTTGACTGAGCTGGACATGGGCTTTTCCATTCCAAAGATCCTGCGTGCCTCCAAACCCTCTGTGGACCACCAAG GTCTGTGGTTTGATCTGGAGGTCACCTACACAGGCTCCTTCCTCATGACATTAGAGACCAAGATGAACCTTGCTCGTCTGGGGAAGGAGGGCGAGGGGCTGGGCGAGCATGGGAAAGAGTG GCCTCGGACGTACTGTCTGGCAGACAGTGACGAGGAATCATCAAGTGCTGGCTCATCAGATGAGGAGGATCCCCCTGAACTCCTTAGTGACAAACCCATTCTGCCTGGAGGCGAGGG CTATGTGGGAGGCCACAGACCCAGCAAGATCATGAGATTTGTGGACAAGATCGCCAAGTCAAAGTACTTCCAGAAAGCCACAGAGACGGAGTTCAttaagaagaagatggaggaggtatCCAACACGCCCCTGCTGCTCACGGTGGAGGTGCAGGAGTGCCGCGGGACACTGGCTGTCAACATCCCTCCACCCCCAACAGACAGGATATG GTATGGTTTCCGGAGTCCACCTCACCTGGAGCTTAAAGCGAGGCCTAAACTTGGTGAGAGGGAGGTCACTCTGGGTCATATCACAGAGTGGATTGAGAAGAAACTGGATCAGGAGTTCcag AAAATTTTTGTGATGCCAAACATGGATGACGTATGGCTACCCATAATGCACTCTGCCATGGATATGCGTTCAAATGCCAACTTGATTACTGTGACAAATGATGCCTTGAAGGACTCGGAGGAGCCGGAGGAGTCTGAGGCCTCGGACATGTGA
- the tex2 gene encoding testis-expressed protein 2 isoform X1: MSSQGSSNKGGGQHADTPPPRHTPGPKLQVQRSQSRDTITIHFSALGKEEDDEDEELYGVPVGATKAKSVLDGTDGIQGPASGPDDQCVTTGLEAREELLFESSGVETSSAAAVLPVSSTTLSAKLSDPHTPSSAVTIIPTSSYSHLSSTPPASSSWPSDRPSVIASPTSSSTSSPCKSSGLSSSKPFLSLVRSLSNDVESRETTPALPAVAPPHARHRHLMKSFVKSLSTDTSKAEHHEQQIQPSHRPPPRNMQLFKQFSQPRLSSSTVIVTQTGGDSKTAPSSPIMSPDGRSFFKVQEVEAKIEDTKRRLSEVMSDPLQLFSKIMGDESGVGAAGSAAHRTKSLSSSASELSGVTTVNGHPESNNNYSIKEEEGADGEEEEETPTGKVPDSVFFSFPSLTPAFTQTSSSALHKSPSLTLGRCSMSALVARQEDEDFCELYSEDFEICTDTETPDGDHSGSRQPYTGSTGLCSELDTEEEKAEEEVESVPLTGLVFFTQLVYWYLVLPVPPWLCSVVHGIVAGFMLALLVLWLSSPRRSSSGTRMGKRRIEPWNVAQLDIKEPGIIKGWMNEIYSYDPETYHATLTHSVYVRLEGSVLRLSKPNRNISRRATHNEPKPDVTYISQKIYDLTDSKIYLMPQSLARKRVWNKKYPICIELAKQDDFLSKAQGEKTEAGDEKLTGLGEKLERTDKADKAEGSASAEEPKKTTSGGGDLTIYLFGRTGREKEEWFRRFLLASRMKSEGRGSSLPGICKSAFLPSHSRSSSTQSAGILEADSRSSSRGSLEELSQSRHREPSVAPPCGSTGGVKQKMLLDYYVYMAKYVNPQASSRSPTATDSPGQSPESSPKTTKKLRRSSEEAAEPEAWVNAFLGRIFWDFLGEKYWANVVSKKIQMKLSKIRLPYVMNELTLTELDMGFSIPKILRASKPSVDHQGLWFDLEVTYTGSFLMTLETKMNLARLGKEGEGLGEHGKEWPRPRTYCLADSDEESSSAGSSDEEDPPELLSDKPILPGGEGYVGGHRPSKIMRFVDKIAKSKYFQKATETEFIKKKMEEVSNTPLLLTVEVQECRGTLAVNIPPPPTDRIWYGFRSPPHLELKARPKLGEREVTLGHITEWIEKKLDQEFQKIFVMPNMDDVWLPIMHSAMDMRSNANLITVTNDALKDSEEPEESEASDM, from the exons ATGAGCAGTCAGGGCAGCAGCAACAAGGGAGGTGGCCAGCATGCTGACACTCCTCCGCCTCGTCACACCCCTGGACCCAAGCTGCAGGTGCAGCGATCCCAATCTCGTGACACCATCACCATACACTTCTCTGCCCTGGGGAAAGAAGAGGACGACGAGGATGAGGAGCTCTATGGGGTACCTGTTGGAGCTACTAAAGCTAAATCTGTCCTTGATGGCACAGATGGAATTCAAGGTCCGGCTTCAGGCCCTGATGACCAATGTGTCACCACAGGTTTAGAGGCAAGAGAAGAGCTTCTGTTTGAATCTAGTGGTGTGGAGACCTCTTCTGCAGCTGCCGTGCTCCCTGTTTCATCCACCACCCTGTCTGCGAAGCtctcagacccacacacaccctcttCTGCTGTGACCATCATCCCCACCTCCAGTTACTCCCACTTGAGTTCCACCCCTCCTGCCAGCTCCTCCTGGCCCTCCGACCGACCCTCAGTCATTGCCTCACCTACAAGTTCCAGCACCTCATCACCGTGCAAGTCTTCAGGACTGTCCTCCTCCAAACCTTTTCTCAGCCTTGTCAGGTCTTTGTCCAATGACGTTGAGTCTCGAGAAACCACTCCTGCGCTTCCCGCTGTTGCACCACCTCACGCTCGCCACCGACATTTAATGAAATCTTTTGTTAAGTCTCTTTCAACGGACACTTCTAAGGCCGAACATCATGAACAGCAAATACAACCATCTCATCGGCCTCCACCTCGCAACATGCAGCTCTTCAAACAGTTCTCCCAACCTCGTTTGTCCTCCAGCACTGTCATCGTCACTCAAACAGGTGGTGACTCCAAAAcagccccctcctcccccatcaTGTCCCCTGATGGGAGATCCTTCTTTAAAGTCCAAGAGGTGGAGGCCAAGATTGAAGATACTAAGCGGCGGCTGTCAGAGGTGATGTCAGATCCCTTGCAGCTCTTTAGTAAGATCATGGGGGATGAGTCTGGAGTGGGAGCTGCTGGAAGTGCTGCTCATCGTACCAAGTCACTGTCCTCCAGTGCATCAGAGCTCAGTGGAGTGACGACTGTAAACGGACACCCAGAAAGTAACAACAACTACAGCatcaaggaggaggagggggcggatggggaagaagaggaagaaactcCTACAGGAAAGGTTCCAGACTCAGTTTTTTTCTCATTCCCATCACTAACACCAGCCTTCACCCAGACCTCATCGTCTGCTCTACACAAGTCTCCTTCTCTCACTCTGGGCCGCTGTTCTATGTCAGCCCTGGTAGCTCGACAGGAAGACGAGGACTTCTGTGAACTGTACAGTGAGGATTTTGAGATATGTActgacacagagacaccagATGGGGATCATTCTGGATCTCGACAGCCCTATACTGGTAGCACTGGTTTGTGCAGTGAActtgacacagaggaggagaaagcagaggaggaggtggagagcgTGCCTTTAACTGGCCTCGTCTTCTTTACACAGTTAGTGTATTGGTACTTAGTCCTTCCAGTGCCACCCTGGTTATGTTCAGTGGTGCACGGGATAGTAGCTGGGTTCATGTTGGCCTTGCTGGTCCTTTGGCTCTCTTCTCCTCGACGCTCCTCATCAGGGACTAGAATGGGAAAGCGACGGATAGAGCCCTGGAATGTGGCCCAGTTGGATATCAAAGAACCAGGAATAATTAAG GGCTGGATGAATGAGATCTACAGCTACGACCCTGAGACGTACCACGCCACGCTAACCCACTCTGTTTACGTCCGTCTGGAGGGTTCTGTCCTGCGTCtttccaaacccaacaggaacaTCTCCCGCCGTGCCACACACAACGAGCCTAAACCTGACGTCACTTACATTAGCCAGAAGATCTATGATCTGACTGACAGCAAG ATCTACCTGATGCCCCAGAGCTTGGCCAGAAAGAGAGTTTGGAACAAGAAGTACCCCATTTGCATTGAGCTGGCCAAGCAGGATGACTTCTTATCCAAGGCCCAGGGGGAAAAGACTGAAGCTGGGGATGAAAAACTTACAGGGCTGGGTGAGAAGTTGGAACGAACGGACAAGGCTGACAAAGCTGAAGGATCAGCGTCAGCAGAGGAACCCAAAAAAACAACCTCTGGAGGAGGGGATCTGACAATCTACCTATTTGGGAGGACGGGTCGAGAAAAAGAGGAGTGGTTCCGGAGATTTCTTCTGGCATCCCGAATGAAGTCAGAGGGGAGAGGTAGCAGTTTGCCTGGCATCTGCAAGAGTG CCTTCTTGCCCTCCCACAgtcgcagcagcagcacccaATCTGCTGGAATCCTGGAGGCcgacagcaggagcagcagccggGGAAGCCTGGAGGAACTGTCTCAGTCCCGCCACCGAGAACCCTCTGTCGCTCCTCCCTGCGGCTCTACAGGAGGGGTGAAGCAGAAGATGCTACTTGACTATTATGTCTACATGGCCAAATATGTCAACCCCCAGGCATCATCGAGAAGCCCGACTGCCACCGACAGCCCTGGGCAGAGCCCTGAGAGCAGCCCCAAAACTACCAAAAAG TTGCGCAGGAGTTCAGAAGAGGCTGCGGAGCCTGAGGCCTGGGTCAATGCTTTCCTGGGAAGGATATTCTGGGACTTTCTGGGAGAAAAATATTGGGCCAACGTTGTCTCCAAAAAGATCCAAATGAAACTCAGTAAGATCAGA tTGCCATATGTTATGAATGAGCTGACTTTGACTGAGCTGGACATGGGCTTTTCCATTCCAAAGATCCTGCGTGCCTCCAAACCCTCTGTGGACCACCAAG GTCTGTGGTTTGATCTGGAGGTCACCTACACAGGCTCCTTCCTCATGACATTAGAGACCAAGATGAACCTTGCTCGTCTGGGGAAGGAGGGCGAGGGGCTGGGCGAGCATGGGAAAGAGTG gcCCAGGCCTCGGACGTACTGTCTGGCAGACAGTGACGAGGAATCATCAAGTGCTGGCTCATCAGATGAGGAGGATCCCCCTGAACTCCTTAGTGACAAACCCATTCTGCCTGGAGGCGAGGG CTATGTGGGAGGCCACAGACCCAGCAAGATCATGAGATTTGTGGACAAGATCGCCAAGTCAAAGTACTTCCAGAAAGCCACAGAGACGGAGTTCAttaagaagaagatggaggaggtatCCAACACGCCCCTGCTGCTCACGGTGGAGGTGCAGGAGTGCCGCGGGACACTGGCTGTCAACATCCCTCCACCCCCAACAGACAGGATATG GTATGGTTTCCGGAGTCCACCTCACCTGGAGCTTAAAGCGAGGCCTAAACTTGGTGAGAGGGAGGTCACTCTGGGTCATATCACAGAGTGGATTGAGAAGAAACTGGATCAGGAGTTCcag AAAATTTTTGTGATGCCAAACATGGATGACGTATGGCTACCCATAATGCACTCTGCCATGGATATGCGTTCAAATGCCAACTTGATTACTGTGACAAATGATGCCTTGAAGGACTCGGAGGAGCCGGAGGAGTCTGAGGCCTCGGACATGTGA